From Halotia branconii CENA392, the proteins below share one genomic window:
- a CDS encoding GAF domain-containing sensor histidine kinase, whose product MVEPENKLFSLKDGWVSQETREQQRLKVLSELGLRQSETIPVFEEATQTAAHFLEAPISILGFVDQERHWFKSAVGLSRLGLMNHLAQNRHLLRQESFCTQVVETLQVVVINDTQKITDSILTASKLVQEYGIRAYLGAPLIDACGYCLGALAVMDLVPRNFTTRDIEFLQIIARWSMSEFERNRLLQERVETTTVKSTPILSFNDGHINDIRVTPPILEQESVSTKQLKLELLEQLTQELRTPLTSVLGMAGVLGREIYGPLTNKQREYLDIIQHSGRYLLSLVNEITELGAMDEQANVLNLTPVDIEMLCQQAINTLEEVASRREQDIRLSIEPGHSRIWPLDKDKVRQMLYHLVFSVIQLSATGSIVRIHVSYKENTLNITVWVSHPWLGDGITEVDPYFHLSSLSLLELTDETATYNTHPENQEKPVSWPIALEKSQNLSVPDSDGFSISTSIDLAKRHGNLSRESLGLLLSCQLAELHGGQISIQSSPESGHRYLLSLPLQLAISSPESEI is encoded by the coding sequence ATGGTAGAGCCTGAAAACAAATTATTTTCCCTAAAAGATGGTTGGGTTTCCCAAGAGACAAGAGAACAGCAACGGCTCAAAGTGTTGTCAGAATTAGGTTTGCGGCAATCAGAAACAATACCCGTCTTTGAAGAAGCAACTCAAACTGCTGCCCATTTTTTGGAAGCGCCAATTTCCATTTTGGGATTTGTAGATCAAGAACGCCACTGGTTTAAGTCAGCGGTAGGCTTATCTAGGTTAGGGTTGATGAATCATCTTGCCCAAAATCGTCACTTATTACGTCAGGAATCATTTTGTACCCAAGTAGTAGAGACTTTGCAAGTAGTTGTAATTAATGACACGCAAAAAATTACAGATTCGATACTTACTGCTAGCAAGTTAGTCCAGGAATATGGCATCCGCGCTTATTTGGGAGCGCCACTGATTGATGCTTGCGGGTATTGCTTGGGTGCATTGGCAGTTATGGATTTAGTACCGCGCAATTTCACAACACGAGATATTGAGTTTTTACAAATCATAGCTCGTTGGAGTATGAGCGAATTTGAACGCAACCGATTGTTGCAAGAAAGAGTAGAAACAACCACTGTCAAAAGTACTCCTATCCTGTCATTTAATGATGGTCATATCAATGACATTAGAGTTACCCCACCAATTTTAGAACAAGAATCTGTTTCTACTAAGCAACTAAAACTGGAACTTTTAGAACAGCTGACTCAGGAATTACGTACACCTTTAACATCAGTGCTAGGCATGGCTGGTGTTTTAGGACGTGAAATTTATGGGCCTTTGACCAACAAGCAGAGAGAATATCTAGATATTATCCAACACAGTGGTCGGTATTTGCTTTCTTTGGTAAATGAAATTACCGAACTGGGAGCGATGGATGAACAGGCAAATGTGCTGAATTTAACTCCTGTCGATATTGAAATGCTATGTCAACAAGCTATAAATACTTTAGAAGAAGTAGCTAGTCGCCGTGAGCAAGACATTCGTCTATCTATAGAACCAGGACATAGCCGCATTTGGCCTTTAGATAAAGACAAGGTACGGCAAATGCTGTATCACTTGGTTTTTAGCGTTATCCAACTTTCTGCCACAGGTAGTATTGTTCGTATTCATGTCTCTTATAAGGAAAATACGCTCAATATTACTGTTTGGGTTTCACATCCTTGGCTGGGAGATGGCATAACTGAAGTTGACCCTTATTTTCATCTAAGTTCTTTATCCCTACTGGAACTTACAGATGAGACAGCAACATACAATACTCATCCAGAAAACCAAGAGAAACCAGTTAGCTGGCCAATAGCCTTAGAGAAGTCACAAAACCTAAGTGTTCCGGACTCGGATGGTTTTAGTATAAGTACCAGCATAGATTTAGCTAAACGGCATGGTAATTTGTCACGCGAAAGTTTGGGTCTATTGCTCAGTTGTCAGTTGGCAGAATTACATGGTGGACAAATTTCAATTCAAAGTTCACCAGAATCTGGACACCGCTATTTACTTTCTTTGCCATTACAACTAGCTATTTCCTCGCCAGAAAGTGAAATTTAG
- a CDS encoding IctB family putative bicarbonate transporter, translating to MNLVWQRFTLSYLPLKEYLATSYLHRFSVGLLRPWRQSSILIQWGDAIAAALLSLVYTLAPFVSSSLVGVLLVACVGFWLLLTLSDEARSANNSLVTPIHLLVLLYWGVAVVATALSPVKKAALNDLATLTLYLLLFALCARVLRLPRLRSWIITIYLHVSLIVSIYGLRQWFFGATALATWVDPESPLSKTTRVYSYLGNPNLLAGYLIPAVVLSLVAIFAWQSWIKKALALTMLTVNAACLILTFSRGGWIGLLVAILSVMALLVYWWSVQMPPFWRTWSLPIMLGGLIGVLVLAVIFVEPLRIRVFSIFADRQDSSNNFRRNVWDAVFEMIRDRPIIGIGPGHNAFNKIYPLYQHPRYSALSAYSIFLEVAVETGFIGLACFLWLIIVTINTAFMQLRRLRESRNIEGFWLIGAVAALLGMLAHGTVDTVWFRPEINSLWWLMVALIASYWMPLNQNQSSELYSQNQEPTIN from the coding sequence ATGAATTTAGTCTGGCAACGATTTACTTTATCTTATTTACCACTCAAAGAATATCTTGCTACTAGCTACTTACATCGTTTTTCCGTTGGGCTGTTACGCCCTTGGCGGCAAAGCAGCATTTTAATACAGTGGGGAGATGCTATAGCAGCTGCTTTACTCAGTCTGGTATATACTCTTGCTCCTTTTGTATCCAGTTCCCTAGTAGGGGTATTGCTGGTAGCTTGTGTGGGATTTTGGCTGTTATTAACATTATCTGATGAAGCAAGATCAGCAAATAATTCTTTAGTTACCCCCATTCACCTATTAGTTTTGCTCTACTGGGGTGTTGCTGTAGTAGCTACAGCATTGTCACCAGTGAAGAAGGCGGCGTTGAATGATTTGGCAACATTGACACTTTATTTGTTGCTGTTTGCCCTTTGTGCTAGGGTACTAAGGCTTCCCCGCCTCCGGTCTTGGATTATCACTATCTACTTACATGTATCGCTAATTGTCAGCATCTATGGGTTGCGGCAATGGTTTTTTGGAGCTACAGCCCTGGCAACTTGGGTAGATCCAGAATCTCCTTTATCTAAAACAACAAGGGTCTACAGTTATTTAGGCAACCCCAACTTATTAGCTGGATACTTGATACCAGCAGTAGTTTTAAGCTTAGTTGCAATTTTTGCTTGGCAAAGTTGGATCAAAAAAGCTTTAGCATTGACAATGCTAACTGTGAATGCAGCTTGCTTGATTTTGACTTTTAGTCGTGGTGGCTGGATTGGTTTATTAGTAGCAATTTTGAGTGTGATGGCATTGTTAGTTTATTGGTGGAGTGTGCAAATGCCTCCTTTTTGGCGTACTTGGTCACTGCCAATTATGTTAGGAGGTTTGATTGGGGTATTGGTGTTAGCAGTGATATTTGTAGAACCTTTACGCATCCGTGTTTTCAGCATTTTTGCAGATCGCCAAGATAGTAGTAATAATTTTCGCCGGAATGTTTGGGATGCCGTTTTTGAGATGATTCGCGATCGCCCCATTATCGGCATTGGACCTGGTCATAACGCTTTTAACAAAATTTATCCACTCTACCAACATCCTCGCTACAGTGCTTTGAGCGCTTATTCGATCTTTCTAGAAGTAGCTGTAGAAACTGGCTTTATCGGTTTAGCTTGTTTTCTCTGGCTAATCATTGTTACCATTAATACAGCATTTATGCAATTACGAAGATTACGAGAATCCAGAAATATAGAGGGATTCTGGTTAATTGGAGCGGTTGCGGCTTTACTGGGTATGTTGGCTCACGGTACAGTAGACACTGTCTGGTTTCGTCCTGAAATTAATAGTCTTTGGTGGCTAATGGTTGCCTTAATTGCCAGCTACTGGATGCCTTTAAATCAAAACCAATCTTCAGAACTATACTCACAAAACCAAGAACCTACAATCAACTAA
- a CDS encoding WGxxGxxG family protein: MTHNITKAVGAGFLALSIAILPLTLPAKAQVTEPRVETVPRTTVYERKDFDWGWLGLIGLLGLAGLAGKKRSDEPTRYRDPSAPGATTYRD, encoded by the coding sequence ATGACACACAATATCACCAAAGCAGTGGGTGCTGGTTTTCTGGCTTTGAGTATAGCAATTTTGCCATTAACTCTACCCGCAAAAGCCCAAGTGACTGAACCAAGAGTTGAAACTGTTCCCAGGACGACGGTTTATGAACGCAAGGATTTTGATTGGGGTTGGTTAGGATTAATTGGTCTTTTAGGTCTAGCTGGGTTAGCTGGTAAAAAGCGTAGTGACGAACCAACTCGTTATCGCGATCCTAGCGCTCCTGGAGCCACTACCTACAGAGACTAA